CGAACAGTGAATCGTCCACGGGGGTGTCATCAAGCACCGCTTCAGTGGTGGGAGTCTCGGTGGCCCGGTGGCCGGGGCTGTGATGGTGGTCGCTGTGGCGTTCTTTGAAGCGTCGCAGCTGCCGTGCCAGCTTGCTCGCCACTAGGTCAATGCTCGCGTAGAGATTCTCACTGCGTTCCTGGGCACGAATCACGGTGCCGTTAGCGAAGACCGTCACCTCGGCCGTCTGCTGCGGCACGCGGGGGTTGCGCGCTACTGACAGATGCACATCTGCTTCCTGAACCAGGTCATTGAAGTGATGGATCGCCCGATCAAGCTTCGTCTCGGTGTAATCCCGTAATGCGGGAGTCACATCCAGATTGCGACCATGGATCAAAAGCTTCATGC
This genomic window from Synechococcus sp. MIT S9220 contains:
- the hpf gene encoding ribosome hibernation-promoting factor, HPF/YfiA family translates to MKLLIHGRNLDVTPALRDYTETKLDRAIHHFNDLVQEADVHLSVARNPRVPQQTAEVTVFANGTVIRAQERSENLYASIDLVASKLARQLRRFKERHSDHHHSPGHRATETPTTEAVLDDTPVDDSLFEGKEARLPSPGVRRKYFAMPPMTLDDARTQLDLIDHDFYLFRDSESGELQVIYRRNHGGYGVIQARN